The Mycolicibacterium brumae DNA window ATGGCGTGCTTCGACCTGCCCGCCACTCTGATCGTGCTGGTGGCGCTGCCGTTGATCCCGCTGTTCATGGTGCTGATCGGACTGGCCACCCGGGACCGGTCGGCGGCCGCGCTGACCGCGATGACGACGCTGCGGGCCCGGATGCTGGATCTGATCGCCGGGATCCCGACCCTGGTTTCGCTGGGCCGGGCCGCCGGGCCGGCGGATCGGATCGCCGAGTTGGGGGCCGCGCATCGCCGCTCGGCGATGGCGACGCTGCGGATCGCGTTCCTGTCCACCCTGGTGCTGGAGCTGCTGGCCACCTTCGGGGTGGCGCTGGTCGCGGTGAGCGTCGGGCTGCGGTTGGTTTACGGCGAGGTGACCCTGGTCGCCGGGCTGACCGCGCTGCTGCTGGCCCCGGACGTGTTCTGGCCGCTGCGCCGGGTCGGGGTGGAGTTCCACGCCGCCCAGGACGGCCAGACCGCCGCCGAAGCGGCGTTCGCCCTGATCGACGGCGCCGAACCGGCGCCCGCCGGGATTGCGCGGGCGCAGGCCGCGGGGGCGCGGATCGAGCTGGACGGACTCAGCGTCGAGGGCCGCGACGGCGCGGCGCCCGCCGGGCTGTCCGGGGTGATCGAACCGGGTCGGGTGACGGTGTTGACCGGACCCAACGGTGCGGGCAAATCCACCACCCTGACGGTGCTGGCCGGGCTGACCCGGCCGGACGCGGGCACGGTGACGGTGGCGGGCGTACCCGTGACCGAGCTGGCGCCGGAACCCTGGTGGGCGCAGCTGTCCTGGCTGCCGCAGCGCCCGGTGCTGATCCCCGGCACGGTGACCGAGAACCTCGAGCTCTTCGGTCCGCTGACCGATGTCGAATCAGCGTGCGCGGCAGCCGGTTTCGATGCCGTGCTGGCGGAATTGCCGGACGGCGGGGACACCGTGCTGGGTCCGGGCGGCGCCGGACTGTCGCTGGGTCAGCGCCAGCGCCTCGGGCTGGCCCGAACGCTGGGCTCCCGCGCCCCGCTGCTGCTGCTCGACGAGCCGACCGCGCACCTGGACGCCGGAACCGAGGCCCGGGTGCTGACCGCGCTGGGCGAGCGGGCGCGAGCCGGGGCGACGGTCGTCGTCGTCGGGCACCGCAGACCGGTGCTGGACTGCGCCGACACGGTGATCGAGGTGGCTAGCCATGCGCGACGGTGATCCCGGGGACCGCGCCGACCCGCTGTGGCAGGCGCTGGCCCTGCTGCGCCCGCGGCTGCCTCGGCTGCTGCTGGCCATCGCGCTCGGCGTCGGCTCGCTGGGCAGCGCGTTGGCGTTGGCGGGGGTGTCGGCATGGTTGATCGCCCGCGCCTGGCAGATGCCCCCGATCCTGGACCTATCGGTCGCGGTGGTCGCCGTGCGGGCGTTCGGCATCTCCCGGGGCGTGCTGCACTACTGCGAGCGGTTGGTCAGCCACGATGAGGCGCTGACCGGCGCGTCGAACGCCCGCGCGCAGACCTACCGCCGGTTGGTGGCCCGCCCGGCGGCGTTGCGGGTCTCCGGCGGTGAACTGGCCGGCCGGGTCGGCGCCGACGTCGACGAACTGTCCGAGGTGCTGGTGCGGGCGGTGCTGCCGATCGCGGTGGCCGCCGTGCTGTCGGTGGCCGCCGTCGGGGCGATCGCGCTGATCTCCCCCGTCGTCGCGGCTGTGCTGGCGATCTGTCTGCTGGTCGCCGGGATGCTGGCCCCGTGGTTGGCCGCCCGCGGCGCCGCTGCCGCCGAATTGTCCGCACGGGAACGTCACGCCGACCGCGATGAGGCGGCCGTGCTCGCGTTGCGGCACGGCCCGGAGCTTCGGGTGGCCGGCCGGCTGCCCGGGCTGATCGCACAAACCCGCGCGCGGCAACGGGATTGGGGCGCCGAGTTGGACCGGGCCGCCGCACCCGCGTCGCTCGGGGCGGCCGCGCCGACGCTGGCTCTGGGCGCCGCCGTGCTGGCCGCCGCCGTCGTCGGGATCGGGCTGTCCCCCACGCTGGACGCCCCCATTCTGGCGATCCTGATGCTGCTGCCGCTGTCGTCGTTCGAGGCGACGACGGCGCTGCCTGCGGCGGCGGTCCAGCTGACCCGTTCCCGCATCGCCGCCCGGCGATTGCTGGAGCTCACCGGGAACCCGCGCGCACCCGAGCCGGCTGGTCGGCTGCGCCGGGCCTCTTCGGAGCTCGTTCCTCGCCCCTCGAACCCGCCGGTGGATCGGCCGCCCGGACCGGAACCGGACGGCGTCGACCTGCGCGCCGACAATCTGTGTTCCGGCTTCCCCGGCGCCAGCGGCGGTTTCAGTGGATCCCTGGATGTGGCCGCCGGCGCCCGGGTGGCCGTGACCGGGCCCAGCGGCGCCGGCAAGACCGCGTTACTGCTCACCCTCGCCGGGCTGATCCCGCCGCAGCAGGGATGCGTGACCGTCGGCGGGGTGGCGCTGAGCAACCTCAACGAAGCCCAATTGCGTTCCCGGATCGGATATTTCGCCGAGGACGCGCACATCTTCGAGACCACCGTTCGGGACAATCTGCTGGTGGTCCGCGGCGACTGCGCGGACGCCGAGCTCCAGGAGGCACTGCGCCGGGTGGGTCTCGGCGAATGGCTGGCGGGCCTGCCGGGGGGTTTGGGCACGGTGCTGACCGGCGGGGCCTCGGCGGTCTCGGCCGGGCAACGCCGACGACTGCTACTGGCCCGGGCGCTGTGCTCGCGGGCGCCGGTGCTGCTGCTCGACGAGCCGACCGAACATCTCGACATCGGCGACGCCGAACCGGTGCTCGACGAATTGCTGCGCGTCGGCGGCCTGTTCGGTCCGGAGCGCACCGTGGTGGTCGCCACCCATCACCTGCCGGCGGGTTTCGCCGGGCAGCGGATCCGCGTTCCGGGTTAGGGCTGGCGCCCGAGGGCTTCGCCTGCCGCCAGCTGTTGGGAAGGCCCCGCGTGTATCGTGGTCGGGGAAATCGTCCACCGGCCGACCGGGAGCAGACGCCTTGACTCAGCCGCCGTATCAGCCGTCCGGCGAACAGCCCTGGAACTATCCGCCGCCGCCTCCGCAGCCCTATTCCGGCGAGCCGGGCGGCTACCCGGCGCCGGCCCAACCGAAGAACGGGGTGGGTCTCAGCGCCCTGATCTGTGGCCTGTTGTCGCTGCCGGCGGCGCTCACGGTCGTCGGCGGTGTGGTGCTCGGCGTCGCGGGGATCGTCTGCGGAGTGGTGGGCCGCGGTCGCGCCAAGCGCGGCGAAGCGAACAACGGCGGGATGGCCACCGCCGGCATCGTCACCGGCGCGCTCGGCGTCGTCGCCTCGGTGGTGGTGGTGATCGTGATGATCACCGCCGGCATGTGGCTGTTCAACGAGGGTGGCGGGAAGGACTTCGTGGACTGCCTGAACCGGGCCGGCGACGACGTCGCCGCCCAACAGGCCTGCCAGGACCAGTGGGCGAACAATCTGGAAGATCGCTTCAGCGTCACGGTGACGCCCGAGCCCTGATCCTCAGTTCGTCGGGAAGTACTTGATCAGGCCCTCCTGGACGACGGTGGCCAGCAGTTGGCCGTCCAGGTCGAAGAAGTGACCCTTCGACATGCCGCGGGATTCCGCCGCCACCGGCGACTGCGTCGAGTACAGCACCCAGTCGTCGAACGTGATCGGGCGGTGGAACCACACCGAATGGTTGATCGTGGCGGCGAAGATGCGGTCATGCCCCCAGGACAGGCCGTGGGTGGTGATGATCGAGTCCAGCACGGTGGTGTCCGACGAGTACACCATCGCCGCCTGGTGCAGAACCGGGTCCTCGCCGATCTCGCCGCGGGCCTTGAGCCACACCCGGTTGTGCGGAAGCTTCTCGCCCTTGTCCCGCATGATCCATGCCGGGTCGTTGGTGTACCGCCACTCGATGGGTTTGAGCGCCTCGACGAACAGCGGCACCGTTTCCTCGTAACCTTCCAACAGCTTCTCGATCGTCGGAAGGTCATGCGGCGGTTGCACTTCCGGAGGCGGGGTGCTGTGCTCCAACCCGCGTCCGCCGGCCATGAACGCCACCAGCGCGGTCGCCAGCAGGGTGCCGTCCTGCATGACGTCGACGCGCCGGTTGGCGAACCGGCGCTCGTCGCGCAGCCGGACCACCCGCAACTCGAGATCGTGCTCGGGATCTCCACCGGCGATGAAGTGGATGTTCAGCGCGCTGGGTGGGATGTAGCGCGGCAGGGTGCGCGACGCCGCGACGAAGGCCTGGGCCATCATCTGCCCGCCGAAGGTTCGGACCGGGTTCTTGCTGGGGTGCGCCCCGAAGAACACGTCCTCGCCACCGGCGCGGAGGTCCAGCACCGCCAGCAGCTCATCGAAGTCGCGCTGCGGCACGCGGGCCCCCGTCCTGTTAGTGGTCGTCCTCGCCGATCCTATGCACGTGGATCAGGTTGGTGGACCCCACGGTGCCCGGCGGCACGCCCGCGACGATGACGACCAGGTCACCGCGACGGTAACGGCCCAGCGCCAGCAGTGACTTGTCCACCTCGCGGATCATGCCGTCGGTGCTGGTCATCTGGCCCACGATGAACGTCTCGGTGCCCCAGGTCAAGGCCATCTGGCTGCGGATCGCGGGGCGGGCGGTGAACGCCAACAGCGGCAGCGGGCTGTGCAGCCGGGCCAGCCGGCGGACGGTGTCGCCGGATTCGGTGAACGCCACCAGCGCCCGGGCGTCGAGCCGCTCGCCGATCTCGCGGGCGGCATACGAGATGACGCCGCGCTTGGTGCGCGGGGTGTGGGTCAGCGGCGGCGCGGCCGTGGAATTGTCTTCCACCGCGGTGATGATCCGGCTCATGGTGCGCACGGCGTCGAACGGGTAGCGGCCGACGGAGGTCTCACCGGACAGCATCAGCGCGTCGGCGCCGTCGAGCACGGCGTTGGCGACGTCGGAGGCCTCGGCCCGGGTGGGCCGGGAGTTCTCGATCATCGAGTCGAGCATCTGGGTCGCGACGATCACCGGTTTGGCGTTCTCGCGGGCCATCTGAATCGCCTGCTTCTGCACCAGCGGCACCGCCTCCAGCGGCAGTTCGACGCCGAGGTCGCCGCGGGCCACCATGATCGCGTCGAAGGCCAGCACGATCGCCTCGAGATTGTCGATGGCCTCCGGCTTCTCCAGCTTCGCGATCACCGGCACCCGGCGCCCGCACCGGTCCATCACCGCGTGCACGAGGTCGACGTCGGCCGGGGACCGCACGAACGACAGCGCCACCATGTCGACGCCGAGGCTCATCGCGAACTCGAGGTCGGCGATGTCCTTCTCGGACAACGCCGGAACCGACACCTCGACGCCGGGCAGGGACAGGCCCTTGTTGTTGCTGACGGGCCCGCCCTCGATCACCGAGCAGACCACGTCGGGTCCGTCGACGCCTTCGACGATCAGCGCGACCTTGCCGTCGTCGACCAACAGCCGGTCATTGACCTTGACGTCCTTGGCGAGGTGCTTATAGGTGGTGGACACCCGGTCGTGGGTGCCTTCGACGTCTTCGACGGTGATCCGGACGGTCTCGCCGGTCTCCCAGACCGTGGGTCCGTCGGCGAACCGGCCCAGGCGGATCTTCGGGCCCTGCAGGTCGGCCAACACGCCGACGGCCCGCCCGGTGGCGTTGGAAGCCGCCCGGACCCATTCGTAGGTGGCTTGGTGCGCGGAGTACTCGCCGTGGCTGAAGTTCATCCGGGCGACGTCCATCCCGGCCTCGACGAGCGCCTTCACCTTTTCTTCGCTACCGACGGCGGGTCCGAGCGTGCATACGATCTTGGCGCGTCTACTCACGACGAATCAGCATAGTCCCGTTCGGCGCGCGTCTCGACCGATCAAGAAGAGTTCAGATTCCGGTCAACGGGACGACGTCCAGCATGCTGTGGCAACGCGGGGTCAGCGGGCGGAGAACTCCGGCGTCAGCGGGAAGCCCGGCACGTTGCGCACCACCGTCCAGGCCAGCAGCGCGACCAGCACGGTAACAACGAAACCCCTCGTGAGCAGTGGTTTCTTGGTCCCCAAGCGCCAGCCCGCCCAGAGCGCCAACAGCGGCAGGGCGGCCAGCAGGAAGACATTGTCGTGCACGGCGGTCGACCAGTCGCCGTGCAGCACCGCGTGCGTCATCCGCAGGCCACCACAGAATGGGCAGTACCAACCGGTGAGCGCGAGGAACGGACAGCCCGGAAACAGGAAACCGGGCCGGTGCGGGTCTGCCAGCGCGGTGTAGGTGAGCGCCCCGGCGGTCAGCGCGCCGATGCCCAGCGCGCCGTACAGGTTCGCCCGCCCGCTCACTTCCGCCGGCGGAACCAGCGACGGCGGGGCTCGTTGGGCTCCGCCACCGCGGCAGCCATCTGGGCGGCCGTGGCGTCCTGCGGGGCGTCGTCCTCACTTTCGGCGGCCACGTCGTCTTCGGCGGGGTCTTCGGTCACCACGACGGTCTCGGACGTCTCAGCAGTGTCGGCGGGGTCGTCGGCCTCGGCGATTTCGTCGACCTCGGCAGGATTCTCGACCTCGGCAGGCGCATCGGTCTCCGACGGCTCATCGACGACATCGTCCTCGTCGTCGAACTCGGCAGCTTCGGCCGCCCGGCTCACCGGATCGTCCTCGTCGCCGTCCTCGGCTTCGGCTTCCTCGGCGGCACGGCTCACCGGATCGTCGTCGGCGTCTGGCTCCTCGGCCGGTTCCTCGGGAGCGCCTGCGTCCTCCGCTTCCTCCGCGTCCTCCGCTTCCTCAGCGGAGTCGATCTCTTCGGCCGCCTCGGATTCCGGGGCACTCTCGTTGACCGGTTCGGACAGGCCTTCGAGTTCCTCGGCTTCGGATTCATCGAGGAGGTCGACATCCGCACCGGAGTCAGCCTCCGACTCGGCCTCGACTTCCGCGTCAACCACGGCCACAGGCTCAGGCTCGGGCTCGGGCTCGATGACGACCTCGGGGCCCTCGGCCAGTTCAGCCTCGGCGAGTTCGGCGTCTGCGGCGACCGTGTCGGACTCGGCCTCGACTTCCGCGGCGGTTTCAACGAGTGCGGCTACCGGCTCGGGTTCCCCATCGACGGCCGCGTCCGCGTCGTGCTCCCCGTCTTCCTCGGGCTCATCGTCTTCCTCGGGTTCCGCTTCTTCGTCGGAATCCGCGTCCTCGCCCAGCGCAGTCTCCTCGTCAATGTCGATGTCGATGTCGGCATCGGATTCGCTGGACTCGTCAGCGTCCCGCTCGGCTTCGTCGCCATCAGCCTCGTCGGCGGACGCCGGTTGCTCTTCCTCGCCCTGTTCGGAGACGGCGGCGGGGCCGGCCGGCTCGGCGAACCCTTCCAGCTCTTCGCGCTCGGACTCGTCGAGCAGATCGACGTCCTCGCCGGAGTCTTCCTCCGGCTCGGGGGACGGTTCCAGGTCGTCCTCGGCCTCGATGGCCACGTCCGGATCCTCGGCCAACTCGGCCTCGGCCAGTTCGGCGTCCCCGGCGACCGTGTCAGGTTCGGGGTCTTCTTCGACGACCGCGACCACCTCGCCAGCGTCGGGCTCAATGCCGTCCAGCGCCTCGACCACCTCGATGGCCTCGTCGGGTTCGGCGGCTTCGGCATCGTCGGCGATGTCGACGGTCATGGCCGCCGCGGGGTCCACCCCGGCCTCGATGGCTTCGGCCAGATCATCGGGTTCGGCCTCGGGCGCCTCTTCGGCCACCAGTTCGGCGGCCTCTGCCTCGGCTTCCTTCTTGCCGTCGACGCTGGCTCTGGCCACCGCCACCCCCAGGCCACTGCCTGCGACCGCGGCGGCGAGGTCCTTGCTGACGCTGCCGCCCAGATCGTGCAGTTCCTCCCGAATGGGCTCGGGAGGACGTTTGCCCTCGAGGTCCTCGGGCTTCTCCCGGCCCTTGGGCGCGAGGATGAAGTACACCACCGCGCCGATGAACACGAAGGTGGAGGTGAACGAGTTGACCCGGATGCCGCCGATTTCGTTGGCGAAATCGGCGCGCAGCAGTTCGACGCAGAACCGGCCCACGCAGTAGCCCGCCACATACAGCGCGAACAACCGGCCGTGCCCGATCTTGAAGCGGCGGTCCACCCAGATCAGCAGCGCGAAAATCAGGACGTTCCACAGCAGTTCGTAGAGGAACGTCGGGTGCACCACCGCGCACAGCTCGCCGGTGGACATCCCGTCGAGCGGCTGCGGGCCGGCGCACCCCTTGGGGCCGCGATTGAAGATCTCCATGCCCCACGGAACCGTGGTTTCGCGGCCGTAGAGCTCCTGGTTGAAGTAGTTGCCGATCCGGCCGATGGCCTGGGCCAGCACGATTCCGGGCGCGACCGCGTCGCCGAAGGCCGGCAGCGGGATGCCGTGCCGCCGGCAGCCGATCCAGGCGCCCACGGCGCCGAGCGCCACCGCGCCCCAGATGCCCAGGCCGCCGTCCCAGATCCGCAGCGCGGCGATCGGGCCGTGGCCCCCCGGACCGAAGTACGTCGGCCAGTCGGTGATCACGTGGTAGAGCCGGCCGCCGATCAGCCCGAACGGCACAGCCCACAGGGCGACGTCGTAGATGACGCCGCGTTCGCCGCCGCGGGCAACCCAGCGGCGGTCGCCGAGCATCAGCGCGACGATGATGCCGATGATGATGCACACCGCGTAGGCGCGAATCGGCACCGGGCCGAGATACCAGACGCCTTGCGGTGGGCTGGGGAAATACGCCAGCAACGTCGTACTCAACCCAGCTACCTATCCCCTCTGCCGCACCCCGGCGGCAAGTTCTGCAGTCAGTTCCCCCAGCGCCGGAATGCCCTCATCGCCGAGCGCTGAAACCAGCGCGGACCCGACGATGACGCCGTCGGCGTAGCCGCCGATCGCGGCGGCCTGGGCGCCGGAACGCACACCCAGCCCGACGCCGACGGGAATGTCGGACACCTCGCGAATCCGAGCCACCAGTTCCGGAGCCGCGTTCGACACGGCGTCCCGCGCCCCGGTGACGCCCATGGTGGACGCCGCGTACACGAAGCCACGGCAGTGCGACACCGTCATGGCCAGGCGCTCCGGGGTCGACGACGGAGCGACCAGGAAGATCGGGTCCAGTTGGTGCGCCTCGGCGGCGGCCAGCCAGTCGTCGGCCTCCTCCGGAATGAGGTCCGGGGTGATGATGCCCATCCCGCCGGCGGCCGCCAAATCACGGGCGAAAGCGTCAACGCCGTAGCGCAGCACCAGGTTCCAGTACGTCATCACCACCGCGGCGCCACCGGCTGCGCTGACCGTCTCGACGGCCCGCAGCGAATCACGAACCCGCACACCACCTTTGAGGGCGGCTTCGGTCGCGGCGGCGATGACCGGTCCGTCCATCCCGGGATCGGAGTAGGAGATGCCGACTTCGACGATGTCGCAACCGGATTCGACCAGGGTCGCCATCGCGCGCATCGAGGTGTCCACGTCCGGGTAGCCGGTGGGCAGGTAGCCGATCAGCGCCGCGCGGTTGTCGGCGCGACATGCCTCGAACACCGGGCCCAGCCGGCCCTGCTGTCCGGTCGCGACCTGATTCGTCACTGCGCCGCCTCGTCGTCGAGCAGGCCGAACCACTTGGCGGCGGTGGCCACATCCTTGTCACCGCGACCGCTCAGGTTGCAGATGATCACCGCGCCGGGGCCCAGTTCGCGGCCGAGCTGCAG harbors:
- the pyk gene encoding pyruvate kinase, which translates into the protein MSRRAKIVCTLGPAVGSEEKVKALVEAGMDVARMNFSHGEYSAHQATYEWVRAASNATGRAVGVLADLQGPKIRLGRFADGPTVWETGETVRITVEDVEGTHDRVSTTYKHLAKDVKVNDRLLVDDGKVALIVEGVDGPDVVCSVIEGGPVSNNKGLSLPGVEVSVPALSEKDIADLEFAMSLGVDMVALSFVRSPADVDLVHAVMDRCGRRVPVIAKLEKPEAIDNLEAIVLAFDAIMVARGDLGVELPLEAVPLVQKQAIQMARENAKPVIVATQMLDSMIENSRPTRAEASDVANAVLDGADALMLSGETSVGRYPFDAVRTMSRIITAVEDNSTAAPPLTHTPRTKRGVISYAAREIGERLDARALVAFTESGDTVRRLARLHSPLPLLAFTARPAIRSQMALTWGTETFIVGQMTSTDGMIREVDKSLLALGRYRRGDLVVIVAGVPPGTVGSTNLIHVHRIGEDDH
- the cydD gene encoding thiol reductant ABC exporter subunit CydD codes for the protein MWRESPAVRRFLLASVGYGALVSLAAIAGSVLLAALVAGVISDPSTRTVAHWAPLLAGLAAVWVLHALAQWRQARLSQRGASAAIADLAARVLESVTARDPRLIAEQRDAATTVVIDGLDGLRPYFTAYLPALFQAVILTPAALVVMACFDLPATLIVLVALPLIPLFMVLIGLATRDRSAAALTAMTTLRARMLDLIAGIPTLVSLGRAAGPADRIAELGAAHRRSAMATLRIAFLSTLVLELLATFGVALVAVSVGLRLVYGEVTLVAGLTALLLAPDVFWPLRRVGVEFHAAQDGQTAAEAAFALIDGAEPAPAGIARAQAAGARIELDGLSVEGRDGAAPAGLSGVIEPGRVTVLTGPNGAGKSTTLTVLAGLTRPDAGTVTVAGVPVTELAPEPWWAQLSWLPQRPVLIPGTVTENLELFGPLTDVESACAAAGFDAVLAELPDGGDTVLGPGGAGLSLGQRQRLGLARTLGSRAPLLLLDEPTAHLDAGTEARVLTALGERARAGATVVVVGHRRPVLDCADTVIEVASHARR
- the cydC gene encoding thiol reductant ABC exporter subunit CydC produces the protein MRDGDPGDRADPLWQALALLRPRLPRLLLAIALGVGSLGSALALAGVSAWLIARAWQMPPILDLSVAVVAVRAFGISRGVLHYCERLVSHDEALTGASNARAQTYRRLVARPAALRVSGGELAGRVGADVDELSEVLVRAVLPIAVAAVLSVAAVGAIALISPVVAAVLAICLLVAGMLAPWLAARGAAAAELSARERHADRDEAAVLALRHGPELRVAGRLPGLIAQTRARQRDWGAELDRAAAPASLGAAAPTLALGAAVLAAAVVGIGLSPTLDAPILAILMLLPLSSFEATTALPAAAVQLTRSRIAARRLLELTGNPRAPEPAGRLRRASSELVPRPSNPPVDRPPGPEPDGVDLRADNLCSGFPGASGGFSGSLDVAAGARVAVTGPSGAGKTALLLTLAGLIPPQQGCVTVGGVALSNLNEAQLRSRIGYFAEDAHIFETTVRDNLLVVRGDCADAELQEALRRVGLGEWLAGLPGGLGTVLTGGASAVSAGQRRRLLLARALCSRAPVLLLDEPTEHLDIGDAEPVLDELLRVGGLFGPERTVVVATHHLPAGFAGQRIRVPG
- the lgt gene encoding prolipoprotein diacylglyceryl transferase, with protein sequence MSTTLLAYFPSPPQGVWYLGPVPIRAYAVCIIIGIIVALMLGDRRWVARGGERGVIYDVALWAVPFGLIGGRLYHVITDWPTYFGPGGHGPIAALRIWDGGLGIWGAVALGAVGAWIGCRRHGIPLPAFGDAVAPGIVLAQAIGRIGNYFNQELYGRETTVPWGMEIFNRGPKGCAGPQPLDGMSTGELCAVVHPTFLYELLWNVLIFALLIWVDRRFKIGHGRLFALYVAGYCVGRFCVELLRADFANEIGGIRVNSFTSTFVFIGAVVYFILAPKGREKPEDLEGKRPPEPIREELHDLGGSVSKDLAAAVAGSGLGVAVARASVDGKKEAEAEAAELVAEEAPEAEPDDLAEAIEAGVDPAAAMTVDIADDAEAAEPDEAIEVVEALDGIEPDAGEVVAVVEEDPEPDTVAGDAELAEAELAEDPDVAIEAEDDLEPSPEPEEDSGEDVDLLDESEREELEGFAEPAGPAAVSEQGEEEQPASADEADGDEAERDADESSESDADIDIDIDEETALGEDADSDEEAEPEEDDEPEEDGEHDADAAVDGEPEPVAALVETAAEVEAESDTVAADAELAEAELAEGPEVVIEPEPEPEPVAVVDAEVEAESEADSGADVDLLDESEAEELEGLSEPVNESAPESEAAEEIDSAEEAEDAEEAEDAGAPEEPAEEPDADDDPVSRAAEEAEAEDGDEDDPVSRAAEAAEFDDEDDVVDEPSETDAPAEVENPAEVDEIAEADDPADTAETSETVVVTEDPAEDDVAAESEDDAPQDATAAQMAAAVAEPNEPRRRWFRRRK
- a CDS encoding acyl-CoA thioesterase II; the encoded protein is MPQRDFDELLAVLDLRAGGEDVFFGAHPSKNPVRTFGGQMMAQAFVAASRTLPRYIPPSALNIHFIAGGDPEHDLELRVVRLRDERRFANRRVDVMQDGTLLATALVAFMAGGRGLEHSTPPPEVQPPHDLPTIEKLLEGYEETVPLFVEALKPIEWRYTNDPAWIMRDKGEKLPHNRVWLKARGEIGEDPVLHQAAMVYSSDTTVLDSIITTHGLSWGHDRIFAATINHSVWFHRPITFDDWVLYSTQSPVAAESRGMSKGHFFDLDGQLLATVVQEGLIKYFPTN
- the trpA gene encoding tryptophan synthase subunit alpha, translating into MTNQVATGQQGRLGPVFEACRADNRAALIGYLPTGYPDVDTSMRAMATLVESGCDIVEVGISYSDPGMDGPVIAAATEAALKGGVRVRDSLRAVETVSAAGGAAVVMTYWNLVLRYGVDAFARDLAAAGGMGIITPDLIPEEADDWLAAAEAHQLDPIFLVAPSSTPERLAMTVSHCRGFVYAASTMGVTGARDAVSNAAPELVARIREVSDIPVGVGLGVRSGAQAAAIGGYADGVIVGSALVSALGDEGIPALGELTAELAAGVRQRG
- a CDS encoding DUF4190 domain-containing protein — encoded protein: MTQPPYQPSGEQPWNYPPPPPQPYSGEPGGYPAPAQPKNGVGLSALICGLLSLPAALTVVGGVVLGVAGIVCGVVGRGRAKRGEANNGGMATAGIVTGALGVVASVVVVIVMITAGMWLFNEGGGKDFVDCLNRAGDDVAAQQACQDQWANNLEDRFSVTVTPEP
- a CDS encoding DUF2752 domain-containing protein, with product MVPPAEVSGRANLYGALGIGALTAGALTYTALADPHRPGFLFPGCPFLALTGWYCPFCGGLRMTHAVLHGDWSTAVHDNVFLLAALPLLALWAGWRLGTKKPLLTRGFVVTVLVALLAWTVVRNVPGFPLTPEFSAR